Proteins found in one Acidobacteriota bacterium genomic segment:
- a CDS encoding phosphoribosylanthranilate isomerase yields the protein MVKVKICGITSYQDAALALDYGADALGFIFNHKSPSYIAPSSAREIVEKLPPFVPLVGVFHNEFNLEAVTTIAQTAKVSILQLHGNESPGYCQQFSQWRLIKTMRVSESFDFSDIRRFPVSAVLLEGYSEDNTIGKLFDWRIAAAAKQYARIILSGGLTPENVAAALRTVKPYGVDVSSGVEDSATPGRKDRMKIQMFMAEVERGRMEILKSSTGRLPSLTGYS from the coding sequence ATGGTCAAGGTGAAAATCTGCGGAATTACGTCATATCAGGATGCCGCGCTGGCGCTTGATTACGGTGCGGATGCGCTTGGATTTATTTTCAACCACAAGAGTCCCTCGTATATCGCTCCCTCCTCGGCCCGCGAAATCGTTGAAAAGCTCCCACCTTTTGTTCCCCTCGTCGGGGTTTTTCACAACGAATTCAACCTTGAAGCCGTGACCACCATTGCCCAAACCGCCAAGGTCAGCATTCTGCAGCTTCATGGCAACGAAAGCCCTGGCTACTGCCAGCAGTTCAGCCAGTGGCGACTCATTAAGACCATGCGGGTGAGTGAAAGCTTCGATTTTTCAGACATTCGTCGCTTTCCGGTCAGCGCGGTCTTGCTTGAAGGCTATTCTGAAGACAACACCATCGGTAAGCTCTTTGACTGGCGCATTGCCGCCGCCGCCAAACAATATGCTCGCATCATCCTGTCTGGCGGTCTGACACCTGAAAACGTCGCAGCCGCCCTCCGGACGGTCAAACCCTATGGCGTGGATGTGTCTTCCGGAGTCGAAGACTCAGCCACACCCGGTCGCAAGGACCGGATGAAAATTCAAATGTTTATGGCTGAAGTGGAGCGTGGGCGGATGGAAATTCTGAAATCGTCAACCGGGCGGTTGCCGTCCCTCACCGGATATTCGTAA
- the eutM gene encoding ethanolamine utilization microcompartment protein EutM, with the protein MPMEALGMVETKGLVAVIEASDAMVKAANVTLIGYEKISAGFVTAIVRGDVAAVKAATDAGAAAARRVGELISVHVIPRPHSSVNETLPVTHDSRPKRK; encoded by the coding sequence ATACCTATGGAAGCACTTGGAATGGTCGAAACGAAGGGTCTGGTGGCAGTCATTGAAGCATCAGACGCAATGGTCAAAGCTGCCAACGTGACCTTGATCGGATATGAAAAAATCAGTGCCGGATTTGTCACCGCCATTGTTCGTGGCGATGTGGCCGCTGTCAAAGCCGCCACTGATGCTGGCGCGGCAGCCGCCCGCCGGGTCGGCGAACTCATCAGCGTGCATGTGATTCCACGCCCACATTCAAGCGTCAACGAGACACTGCCGGTCACACACGACAGCCGTCCAAAGCGGAAATAG
- a CDS encoding class II aldolase/adducin family protein — MDTTHQQLCAQIVEVGQRLYERSYIVAGDGNVSVRTPDGFLLVTPSGKNKGLLTPDMIVKTTLKGEHVEGRLRASSELAMHIAIYEERPDVYAVVHAHPPVGTGFAATGLPLDQALVSEVVLTLGCIPLAEYGTPSTKELPDALRRLCHKHDALLMANHGAVAYGPDLETAFNRMETLEHFARISLVAHLLGGGRPLTPPMIAKLIEVREKGGFMPPEMRCQSCSYSAELPGFHCESSETTSRPSPATPGLSDEKLNEPITLTRRELIDLIDRATRLAFEQQRLYQTAR; from the coding sequence ATGGACACTACACACCAGCAACTGTGCGCCCAGATTGTTGAAGTTGGGCAACGACTTTATGAACGCAGTTATATTGTTGCCGGAGATGGCAACGTCAGCGTTCGCACGCCTGATGGATTTTTGCTCGTTACCCCATCAGGTAAAAATAAAGGGCTTTTAACGCCGGACATGATCGTCAAAACAACGCTCAAAGGCGAACATGTCGAAGGTCGGCTCAGGGCTTCGTCCGAACTGGCTATGCACATTGCGATTTATGAAGAACGACCTGATGTGTATGCCGTGGTTCATGCTCATCCTCCGGTGGGAACCGGTTTTGCCGCCACCGGACTACCGCTTGATCAGGCTCTGGTCTCAGAAGTGGTGCTGACTCTGGGCTGTATTCCGCTGGCCGAATATGGAACGCCATCAACCAAAGAACTCCCGGATGCCCTCCGCCGACTGTGCCACAAACACGATGCCTTGCTGATGGCCAATCACGGCGCCGTCGCCTATGGACCGGATTTGGAAACGGCGTTTAACCGAATGGAAACGCTTGAGCATTTTGCGCGCATCAGCCTGGTGGCTCATTTGCTTGGCGGAGGCCGCCCACTCACGCCACCAATGATTGCCAAACTGATTGAAGTTCGGGAAAAAGGCGGGTTTATGCCGCCGGAAATGCGCTGCCAGTCGTGCTCGTATTCGGCGGAGTTGCCCGGGTTTCACTGTGAGTCATCAGAAACTACCTCGCGGCCCTCACCGGCGACGCCTGGCCTGTCAGACGAAAAGCTCAATGAACCAATTACTTTGACACGCCGCGAATTAATTGATTTGATTGATCGCGCGACAAGACTTGCATTCGAACAACAAAGGTTGTATCAAACAGCGCGGTGA
- the ggt gene encoding gamma-glutamyltransferase produces the protein MLRTICFFLLLSLGSTQALFPQLLRAQTNPGIKTISNPVRARNGMAVSTSPIASQIGVDILKRGGNAIDAAIAMAFGLQVTYPSAGNIGGGGFMLIRMADGRATAIDFRETAPAAATPEVYLDKNGNVIPEASTVGLRAVAVPGTVAGLALAHQKFGTRKWAELLDPACRVAKKGFQLGYGVVRSLARKQKTLERFPESRRIYLKNGQLWNEFDLFQQPELATTLARIRDQGPREFYEGKTAQLIVAEMKRGNGLITLADLKAYKPVERDVLRGTYRGYEVLTMPPPSSGGVALLEMLNTLENRTLTPDDAGSSETIHLMVETMRRAFADRAEYLGDPDFIKVPVTTLTSKKYAVDLFHSINLEKATASDQIQPGNVTISESKETTHFTVVDKAGNAVSCTFTLNGSYGSGLTVTGGGFLLNNEIDDFAVKVGVPNEYKLIQKEANLIAPHKRPLSSMTPTIVLKDGNLFCTVGSPGGPTIINTVLQVIVNVIDFKMNIQEAIDVPRFHHQWLPDQIEFEPRVFSMDVRRALQQRGHSLNERTEIIGDAHAILIEPETGVRLGAADPRNFGKAAGY, from the coding sequence ATGCTGCGAACCATTTGTTTTTTTCTGTTGCTTTCGCTTGGTTCAACCCAGGCACTGTTTCCACAACTACTCCGGGCTCAAACCAACCCTGGAATCAAAACCATTTCCAATCCGGTCCGGGCACGAAATGGAATGGCGGTTTCCACCAGTCCGATTGCTTCCCAAATTGGCGTGGACATCCTCAAACGCGGAGGAAACGCCATTGATGCCGCGATTGCCATGGCGTTTGGGCTGCAAGTGACCTACCCATCAGCCGGAAATATTGGTGGTGGCGGGTTTATGTTGATCCGAATGGCTGATGGCCGGGCGACTGCGATTGATTTTCGTGAAACCGCTCCGGCGGCGGCTACTCCGGAGGTGTATCTCGACAAGAATGGAAATGTGATTCCCGAAGCCTCAACGGTTGGGCTGCGGGCCGTGGCTGTGCCTGGGACTGTAGCCGGGCTGGCACTGGCCCATCAAAAATTTGGCACCCGGAAATGGGCTGAACTGCTTGACCCGGCCTGCCGCGTGGCGAAAAAAGGCTTCCAGCTTGGCTATGGCGTGGTGCGCTCGCTGGCCCGCAAGCAAAAGACCCTGGAACGATTTCCCGAATCTCGCCGCATTTACTTGAAAAATGGACAGTTATGGAATGAATTCGACCTGTTTCAACAGCCCGAACTGGCTACAACACTGGCCCGGATTCGCGACCAGGGGCCACGTGAATTTTATGAGGGAAAAACCGCCCAACTCATCGTGGCTGAAATGAAGCGGGGCAATGGGTTGATTACACTGGCGGATTTGAAAGCCTACAAGCCGGTTGAGCGCGATGTATTGCGCGGCACCTATCGCGGGTATGAAGTCCTCACTATGCCGCCGCCGAGTTCGGGCGGCGTGGCACTCCTGGAAATGCTCAATACCCTCGAAAACCGCACGTTGACGCCAGATGATGCGGGTTCGTCAGAGACAATTCATTTGATGGTCGAAACCATGCGTCGGGCCTTTGCTGACCGGGCGGAATACCTGGGCGATCCTGACTTTATCAAAGTTCCGGTAACCACTTTGACTTCAAAGAAATATGCGGTTGATCTGTTCCATTCAATCAATCTTGAGAAAGCCACCGCAAGCGATCAGATCCAACCAGGGAATGTCACTATCTCTGAATCAAAGGAAACAACGCACTTCACGGTGGTTGACAAGGCTGGGAATGCCGTGAGTTGTACTTTTACCCTCAACGGCTCGTATGGCAGCGGTCTGACGGTCACCGGCGGCGGCTTTTTACTCAACAATGAAATTGATGATTTTGCTGTCAAAGTGGGCGTGCCCAACGAATATAAACTGATTCAGAAAGAAGCCAACCTGATTGCGCCGCACAAACGCCCGCTGTCTTCGATGACTCCCACGATTGTGCTCAAAGATGGAAATCTGTTTTGTACGGTTGGGAGTCCGGGCGGGCCGACCATCATCAACACGGTGCTCCAGGTGATTGTCAACGTGATTGACTTCAAGATGAATATCCAGGAGGCGATTGATGTTCCGCGTTTTCATCACCAGTGGCTGCCGGACCAGATTGAATTTGAACCCCGAGTCTTTTCGATGGATGTTCGGCGGGCGCTCCAGCAACGCGGGCACAGCCTGAACGAGCGCACCGAAATCATTGGCGATGCCCACGCGATTTTGATCGAACCGGAAACCGGCGTGCGGTTAGGTGCCGCAGATCCTCGTAATTTCGGGAAAGCTGCCGGGTATTGA
- a CDS encoding TIGR01777 family protein: MTERIRIFITGASGFVGTHLIRALAANQIEVIGLSRGKGRSDGLVRWVQGTSSEPGDWQKEIDGCHAVINLAGEPVVGKRWSPEVKQRIRNSRVKTTNCVVDAIERAKIRPSVLISASAVGLYPKNLETAMDENTPPADDFLGEVCQEWERAAQRVESLKVRLVLLRIGVVLGLEGGALAQMLTPFKFGVGGPVGSGKQWFPWIHIDDVVELIVFSLNNGQVRGPVNCVAPNPVRMGEFTSELGRALHRPAILPVPGFAVQLLFGESASVVLDGQRVTPAVAEKVGYKFRFPKLDEALGNLVG, from the coding sequence ATGACCGAACGCATACGGATTTTTATCACTGGCGCTTCGGGGTTTGTTGGAACACACCTCATTCGTGCCCTGGCTGCCAACCAGATTGAAGTCATTGGATTAAGCCGGGGGAAAGGTCGCAGTGATGGTCTCGTGCGGTGGGTTCAGGGAACATCCAGTGAGCCGGGTGACTGGCAAAAGGAAATTGACGGATGCCACGCAGTGATCAATCTCGCTGGTGAACCCGTCGTGGGAAAACGCTGGAGTCCTGAAGTCAAACAGCGCATTCGGAACAGCCGCGTGAAAACGACAAATTGTGTCGTGGATGCAATCGAGCGTGCCAAAATACGCCCGTCAGTGTTGATTTCGGCTTCAGCCGTTGGCCTGTATCCCAAAAATCTGGAAACGGCGATGGATGAAAACACCCCTCCGGCAGATGATTTTTTAGGCGAAGTGTGTCAGGAATGGGAACGGGCGGCACAGCGGGTTGAATCACTCAAAGTGCGACTGGTGCTGCTTCGAATTGGCGTGGTTTTGGGGCTCGAAGGCGGCGCGCTGGCGCAGATGCTGACACCGTTTAAGTTTGGGGTTGGTGGTCCAGTTGGAAGCGGGAAACAGTGGTTTCCCTGGATTCATATTGACGATGTTGTCGAATTGATTGTGTTTAGTCTGAATAACGGGCAGGTTCGAGGACCGGTCAATTGTGTGGCGCCCAACCCGGTGCGAATGGGGGAGTTTACCTCTGAACTGGGCCGTGCGCTGCATCGCCCGGCGATTTTGCCCGTGCCAGGATTTGCCGTGCAGCTTTTATTTGGGGAGTCTGCCAGCGTGGTCCTGGATGGTCAGCGAGTTACGCCGGCGGTGGCTGAGAAGGTGGGCTACAAATTTCGCTTCCCGAAACTCGATGAAGCCCTCGGAAATCTGGTCGGGTGA
- a CDS encoding tetratricopeptide repeat protein, producing MKRAFYFIQISLLVVFINLFGTVTSYGRELSETYVATFQPKTQIDQQVTPGTPAKFKIASEEQHRIVFSLNKGELLHVVVEQDGIDVEVALFNSKNKCLEAINITHHAFTLWNQNTGTEYLSYLANTAEKYQISVTATGFNHAGLYRISAEIIHHPSQRDLERLKAEQLVAKGSTLLMHGDTQEEAVSVLQQALPVWRQVEDKSGEALTRYLLGCSYKSFDREKSKTALTESLALWQAVGNKSQIATTLYALANSSWESSREVTQQRINHYGQIRAIYQETNDYVSEAELLQELTQIYDYSMKDPQKVRELHQEIIRIFQANHDKQKEADAWHSLGLDYDPETEIPQILETGFKKLQLYRELKDFHQVVLTLRQIGDLYRKQGDVSKAVDSYQQGIAVSVATDPYLMVDTTLLLIDYFGEINEPAKALELAQGLINLVPQMDPQMQFIAVRAFINAGCLYQNLDQHQKALDMFTQGLTTFKTVQFEQQQLGLNNPEEPSFGNQYTEMGLLAGMASAQARLGLRTESLENINQALKIVKQAKDQFQMMVGADLSYVFATDLIESLARIVLYHSIGDKQKTIDALGQTLKILQKEQQHQVTEENVASMRRLRLLELQLQPMMATLLWESGRNRKFEEYVDQIRLDQGAFLDIVQNETAAQEAVYKIRELQQMYQTLHQTRAFATRDELVRSSGCYIFGSDESRPGRQGYLFELKVSEDRSRYELSGVPVKYGQTGMLSFYLDSKGGMYTLDNKGRPISEADRNRLTKPPDKSSDPIEVFGFLFRVFRVFRGFLF from the coding sequence ATGAAAAGAGCCTTCTATTTTATACAAATATCGCTCCTGGTTGTTTTTATCAATTTATTTGGCACTGTCACCAGTTATGGCCGCGAGTTGTCTGAAACATACGTTGCCACATTCCAACCTAAAACACAGATTGACCAGCAAGTGACTCCAGGCACACCAGCTAAATTTAAAATTGCTTCTGAAGAACAGCATCGGATTGTCTTTTCACTCAACAAGGGTGAGTTGCTGCATGTGGTGGTTGAACAAGATGGAATTGATGTTGAAGTGGCGTTATTCAATTCAAAGAATAAGTGCCTTGAGGCTATCAATATCACCCATCACGCATTTACTTTATGGAATCAGAATACTGGCACTGAATACCTGTCTTATTTGGCAAATACAGCGGAGAAATATCAGATTTCAGTGACAGCAACCGGATTTAACCATGCTGGGCTCTATCGGATATCAGCCGAAATTATTCACCACCCGTCTCAACGTGATTTGGAGCGGCTCAAGGCCGAACAATTGGTTGCCAAAGGCAGCACCTTGTTGATGCACGGCGATACCCAGGAAGAAGCGGTCTCAGTTTTACAGCAGGCACTGCCAGTCTGGCGCCAGGTTGAGGACAAATCTGGGGAAGCTTTGACCCGATACCTTCTTGGGTGCAGCTATAAATCATTTGACCGTGAAAAATCAAAAACCGCGCTTACAGAATCACTGGCACTCTGGCAGGCGGTGGGCAACAAATCTCAAATTGCCACAACACTTTATGCACTGGCGAATAGTAGCTGGGAGTCAAGCCGGGAGGTTACTCAGCAGAGAATCAACCATTATGGTCAAATTCGCGCAATCTATCAGGAAACCAACGATTATGTAAGTGAAGCGGAATTGTTGCAGGAACTGACCCAAATCTATGACTACTCCATGAAAGATCCTCAAAAAGTCAGAGAGTTGCATCAGGAAATCATTCGAATCTTCCAGGCCAACCATGACAAACAGAAAGAAGCTGACGCCTGGCACAGCCTGGGATTGGACTATGACCCGGAAACTGAGATTCCTCAAATCCTTGAAACCGGCTTCAAAAAACTTCAACTCTATCGGGAACTGAAAGATTTTCACCAGGTAGTTTTGACCTTGCGGCAGATTGGTGATTTGTACCGGAAACAAGGTGATGTCTCAAAAGCAGTTGATAGTTACCAGCAAGGAATTGCGGTTTCAGTAGCAACTGACCCCTATTTGATGGTGGATACAACCCTTCTTTTAATTGACTATTTCGGTGAAATCAATGAACCAGCCAAAGCTCTTGAACTTGCCCAGGGACTTATCAACCTTGTCCCCCAAATGGATCCACAGATGCAGTTCATTGCCGTGAGGGCATTTATCAATGCCGGGTGTCTTTATCAAAACCTCGACCAGCACCAAAAAGCCCTCGACATGTTCACCCAAGGGTTGACGACCTTCAAAACAGTTCAGTTTGAGCAGCAACAACTGGGGCTTAATAATCCTGAGGAGCCATCATTCGGTAATCAATATACTGAAATGGGACTTCTGGCAGGAATGGCGAGTGCACAGGCTCGTCTTGGGTTGCGGACCGAATCCCTTGAGAACATCAACCAGGCTTTGAAAATTGTGAAACAGGCCAAAGATCAATTCCAGATGATGGTGGGAGCTGACCTCTCATATGTTTTTGCGACTGACCTCATTGAATCTCTGGCCAGGATCGTGTTGTATCACTCCATCGGAGACAAACAGAAAACCATTGATGCTCTGGGCCAGACGCTCAAAATTTTGCAAAAAGAACAACAACACCAAGTTACCGAAGAAAATGTCGCGAGCATGAGGCGACTTCGCTTGCTCGAACTCCAACTCCAGCCAATGATGGCAACCTTGCTTTGGGAAAGCGGACGCAATCGAAAGTTTGAAGAGTACGTTGATCAAATCAGGCTCGACCAGGGAGCATTTCTGGATATTGTTCAAAATGAAACAGCGGCTCAGGAAGCGGTTTACAAGATTCGTGAATTGCAGCAAATGTACCAGACTCTCCACCAAACCAGAGCCTTTGCAACCAGGGACGAACTGGTCCGCTCCAGCGGATGCTATATTTTTGGATCTGATGAATCACGGCCTGGCCGCCAGGGATATCTGTTTGAACTGAAGGTCAGTGAAGATCGAAGCCGGTATGAGCTTTCCGGTGTGCCGGTCAAATATGGCCAAACCGGGATGCTGTCCTTTTATTTAGATAGCAAGGGAGGAATGTACACCCTTGACAACAAAGGACGGCCAATCAGTGAAGCCGACCGTAACCGATTGACTAAACCGCCTGACAAAAGCTCAGACCCCATTGAAGTCTTTGGATTTCTTTTTCGTGTTTTTCGTGTATTTCGTGGTTTCCTGTTCTGA
- a CDS encoding adenosylhomocysteinase — MSSTVPVKNYDVADLSLAPQGLKRIEWAEREMPVLRLIRERFAQERPLDGLRIVACCHVTTETANLARTLKAGGADAVLIASNPLSTQDDVAASLVVDFGIPVFARKGESIETYNQHVNIALDHRPHIVIDDGGDVVSTVLKERRELLPEIIGSTEETTTGLQRLKAMQLAGVLPFPVIAVNDAQTKHFFDNRYGTGQSTLDGVIRATNILLAGRNIVVVGFGWCGKGVAMRARGMGANVIVCEINPIKAIEAVMEGFRVMPIAEAAKVGDIFITVTGNRHVIDVPHFSVMKDGAIVCNSGHFDLELNLVALKEMSSDVRSVRQFVDEYVVTETGNRVIVLGEGRLVNLAAAEGHPASVMDMSFANQALSAEYLKKNEGKLANQLHVLPGEVDQEIASLKLEAMGVKIDTLTPEMVEYINSWELGT, encoded by the coding sequence ATGAGCAGCACTGTTCCTGTTAAGAATTATGATGTCGCCGATTTGTCGCTGGCGCCACAGGGGCTCAAGCGGATTGAATGGGCCGAACGTGAAATGCCTGTTCTGCGCCTGATTCGCGAGCGGTTTGCCCAAGAACGCCCCCTGGATGGACTTCGCATCGTGGCCTGCTGCCACGTGACCACTGAAACCGCCAACCTCGCCCGCACGCTCAAAGCTGGCGGCGCCGATGCCGTGCTGATTGCCTCCAATCCACTTTCAACCCAGGATGACGTGGCGGCGTCCCTGGTGGTTGACTTTGGGATTCCAGTCTTTGCCCGCAAGGGTGAATCCATTGAAACATACAACCAGCATGTGAATATTGCCCTCGATCACCGACCACACATTGTCATTGACGACGGTGGTGACGTGGTGTCAACCGTGCTCAAGGAACGCCGTGAACTGCTCCCGGAAATCATTGGCAGCACCGAAGAAACCACCACTGGTTTGCAGCGCCTCAAGGCCATGCAACTGGCGGGTGTACTGCCCTTCCCGGTGATTGCGGTCAACGATGCCCAGACCAAACACTTCTTTGACAACCGCTATGGGACAGGTCAATCCACACTCGATGGCGTGATCCGCGCGACCAACATCCTGCTCGCTGGTCGCAATATCGTCGTGGTTGGCTTTGGCTGGTGCGGAAAAGGCGTGGCCATGCGCGCTCGTGGCATGGGCGCCAATGTCATCGTTTGCGAAATCAACCCGATTAAAGCGATTGAAGCGGTCATGGAAGGCTTCCGCGTGATGCCGATTGCCGAAGCTGCCAAAGTCGGCGATATCTTTATCACCGTCACCGGCAACCGGCACGTGATTGACGTGCCACATTTTTCAGTGATGAAAGATGGCGCGATTGTGTGCAACTCCGGTCACTTTGACCTCGAACTGAACCTCGTGGCACTCAAGGAAATGTCATCTGACGTACGGTCAGTCCGGCAATTTGTGGACGAATATGTCGTCACCGAAACCGGCAACCGCGTCATCGTGCTCGGCGAAGGCCGTCTGGTCAACCTCGCCGCCGCCGAAGGCCACCCGGCCAGTGTGATGGATATGAGCTTTGCCAACCAGGCACTCTCCGCTGAATACCTCAAGAAAAACGAAGGCAAACTGGCCAACCAGTTGCACGTGCTGCCCGGTGAAGTTGACCAGGAAATTGCTTCGCTCAAACTCGAAGCCATGGGCGTCAAAATTGATACCCTGACCCCAGAAATGGTCGAGTACATCAATAGCTGGGAACTCGGCACCTAA
- a CDS encoding methionine adenosyltransferase, with protein sequence MDFSLRIHTLLRNPTQLFFGGRRLSSHGNFLFSSESVTEGHPDKMADQISDAILDEVLREDPMGRVACETLLATGLVLIAGEITTTSFVDFPKVARRVVEHVGYTDASYGFDFHTCAVISTINSQSPDIAMGVDTGGAGDQGLMFGFACNETPELMPLPIQLAHQLTRRLSNVRREGLLEYLRPDGKSQVTVEYRNGRPTRVDAVVISTQHSDATSTDTLRRDILEHVIKNTVPGHLIDKNTKYHINPTGRFVVGGPQGDTGLTGRKIIVDTYGGYAPHGGGAFSGKDPTKVDRSATYMARHVAKNIVAAGIADKCQVQLAYAIGVAEPVSVYVETFGTSKIDEDKLSGLVREHFQLTPKGIIETLDLRRPIYLPTSTFGHFGRTESSFTWERTDKAEILRQDAGL encoded by the coding sequence ATGGATTTCTCACTCCGCATTCATACCCTCTTGAGGAATCCCACTCAGTTATTTTTTGGAGGACGTCGCTTGAGCAGTCACGGAAATTTTCTATTCTCTTCAGAGTCTGTTACCGAAGGCCATCCCGATAAGATGGCGGATCAGATTTCTGACGCCATTCTTGATGAAGTCTTGCGCGAAGACCCAATGGGTCGCGTTGCATGCGAAACCCTTTTGGCCACTGGTCTGGTTTTAATCGCGGGTGAAATCACCACCACCAGTTTTGTGGATTTCCCGAAAGTCGCCCGCCGCGTCGTGGAACACGTCGGATATACTGACGCATCCTACGGCTTTGACTTTCATACCTGTGCCGTTATTTCCACCATCAATTCGCAATCACCCGATATTGCCATGGGCGTTGACACCGGTGGTGCTGGCGACCAGGGATTGATGTTCGGATTTGCCTGCAACGAAACCCCAGAGTTGATGCCGCTTCCGATCCAACTGGCTCACCAGTTGACCCGTCGCCTGTCCAACGTCCGCCGGGAAGGATTGCTTGAGTACCTGCGTCCGGATGGGAAATCACAGGTGACGGTTGAATATCGCAACGGTCGCCCGACCCGGGTGGATGCGGTTGTAATCTCAACCCAGCACAGTGATGCGACTTCAACTGACACCCTGCGTCGCGATATTCTGGAGCACGTCATCAAAAACACCGTTCCCGGCCATTTGATTGATAAAAACACCAAGTATCACATCAACCCAACCGGTCGGTTTGTGGTTGGTGGCCCACAGGGCGACACCGGGCTCACCGGTCGCAAGATCATTGTGGATACCTATGGAGGCTACGCGCCGCACGGCGGAGGTGCCTTCTCGGGCAAGGATCCGACAAAGGTGGATCGGTCCGCGACGTATATGGCGCGCCACGTTGCCAAAAATATCGTTGCCGCCGGGATTGCCGATAAATGTCAGGTTCAGTTGGCGTATGCCATTGGTGTGGCCGAACCGGTTTCGGTGTATGTCGAAACGTTTGGCACCAGCAAAATTGACGAAGACAAGCTTTCGGGTCTGGTTCGCGAGCACTTCCAGTTGACGCCGAAAGGCATCATCGAAACGCTCGACCTGCGACGTCCAATCTACCTGCCAACCTCAACCTTCGGTCACTTTGGACGCACCGAAAGCAGCTTTACCTGGGAACGCACCGACAAAGCTGAGATTCTGCGTCAAGACGCCGGGCTGTAA